A genomic region of Vitis vinifera cultivar Pinot Noir 40024 chromosome 7, ASM3070453v1 contains the following coding sequences:
- the LOC132254029 gene encoding LOW QUALITY PROTEIN: L-type lectin-domain containing receptor kinase IX.1-like (The sequence of the model RefSeq protein was modified relative to this genomic sequence to represent the inferred CDS: inserted 2 bases in 1 codon) yields MPVSCSSPGYLSLNFLCVKRAMATSFCDLPTSITTNILSSLLCFIFLPCVYSVSFQISRFGRDGNILYEGDAVPSVGAIEFNKVNYLCRVGRAIYAERVRLWDSNTGKLSDFSTHFSFIIDTRGATNYGHGLAFFLAPVGFQIPPNSDGGFLGLFNTTTSFSSQNQIIAVEFDSYSNEEWDPPFEHVGINNNSIASVTSTRWNASFHSGDTADTWITYNATTKNLTVFWSYEANPVLXKGICSLSYRIDLMDVLPEWVTIGFSAATGQYGERHTLLSWEFNSSLDIKEASEKNAKRVRIIIGVTVSAGVFIAVGIIAFVKLWRQKQMRRETAETTNLTSMNDDLERGAGPRRFSYGDLVSATNNFSEERKLGEGGFGGVYKGYIMDLDMAVAVKKISRGSKQGKKEYITEVKIISRLRHRNLVQLIGWCHDRGEFLLVYEFMPNGSLDFHLFGKKAPLSWAVRYKIALGVASALLYLHEEWEQCVVHRDIKSSNIMLDSSFSVKLGDFGLARLMDHELGPQTTGLAGTLGYLAPEYINTGKASKESDVFSFGVVALEIATGRKARDPMKDTSDMGLVEWVWNLYGTGHILSAVDEKLHTDFDAKQVECLMIVGLWCAHPDRSLRASIRQAIQALKFEAVMPNLPPKMPVPMYYVPTPAVSSGEPFITNSSFEEGR; encoded by the exons ATGCCAGTTTCATGCAGTAGCCCTGGCTACTTGTCCTTGAATTTTCTCTGTGTGAAGAGAGCCATGGCCACCTCTTTCTGTGATTTACCAACTTCAATTACTACCAATATCCTATCCTCCCTTCTTTGCTTCATTTTCCTCCCATGTGTTTACTCAGTTTCCTTCCAAATATCTCGCTTTGGCCGTGATGGAAACATCCTCTATGAAGGAGATGCAGTACCTTCTGTTGGAGCCATTGAATTCAACAAAGTGAATTACCTATGCCGTGTTGGTCGTGCCATTTATGCTGAGAGAGTGCGGCTCTGGGACTCTAACACAGGAAAGCTCTCCGACTTTTCTACTCATTTCTCCTTCATCATTGACACCCGGGGTGCCACGAACTATGGTCATGGGTTGGCGTTCTTTCTCGCTCCCGTCGGTTTTCAGATCCCACCCAACTCAGACGGTGGATTTTTAGGCCTATTTAACACCACAACCAGTTTCTCATCTCAGAATCAAATTATTGCTGTTGAGTTCGACTCTTACTCAAATGAAGAGTGGGATCCTCCATTCGAGCATGTGGGTATCAATAACAACTCGATTGCTTCAGTTACGTCCACTAGATGGAATGCTAGCTTTCACAGTGGAGATACTGCTGATACTTGGATTACCTACAATGCTACTACTAAGAATTTGACTGTGTTCTGGAGCTATGAAGCAAATCCTGTTTT CAAAGGAATTTGCAGCCTTTCTTACCGAATTGACTTGATGGATGTTTTACCTGAGTGGGTCACCATTGGGTTTTCAGCTGCTACAGGTCAGTATGGTGAGCGACATACGCTTCTGTCATGGGAGTTCAATTCAAGTTTGGATATAAAAGAGGCAAGCGAAAAGAATGCAAAAAGGGTTAGGATAATAATTGGTGTAACAGTTTCTGCTGGGGTTTTCATAGCTGTTGGGATCATAGCTTTTGTGAAATTATGGAGGCAGAAGCAGATGAGAAGGGAAACAGCGGAGACAACCAACTTAACATCGATGAATGATGATCTAGAAAGAGGGGCAGGACCGAGAAGGTTTTCTTACGGAGATCTAGTTTCGGCTACGAACAACTTCTCAGAGGAGAGGAAGTTGGGAGAAGGAGGATTTGGAGGCGTTTACAAGGGGTACATAATGGATTTAGATATGGCAGTTGCAGTGAAGAAAATCTCCAGGGGGTCTAAACAAGGGAAAAAAGAATACATTACAGAGGTGAAGATCATAAGCCGGTTGAGACACCGAAATCTAGTGCAACTCATTGGTTGGTGCCATGATCGAGGTGAGTTCCTGCTTGTCTACGAGTTCATGCCCAATGGCAGCCTCGATTTTCACCTCTTTGGAAAAAAGGCTCCTCTCTCCTGGGCCGTGAGATACAAGATAGCTCTTGGCGTGGCTTCTGCCTTACTTTACCTTCATGAAGAGTGGGAGCAATGTGTAGTCCACCGGGATATAAAATCAAGCAATATAATGCTTGATTCCAGTTTTAGTGTCAAGCTTGGTGACTTTGGGCTTGCCCGACTCATGGACCATGAGCTCGGTCCCCAAACAACTGGGTTAGCCGGAACGTTGGGCTACTTGGCACCGGAGTACATAAACACAGGTAAAGCTAGTAAAGAGTCGGATGTTTTTAGCTTCGGAGTTGTTGCCTTAGAAATTGCCACTGGTAGAAAGGCAAGGGATCCTATGAAAGACACATCTGACATGGGTTTGGTGGAGTGGGTATGGAATCTGTATGGAACAGGGCACATTCTTTCAGCTGTTGATGAGAAACTGCATACAGATTTTGACGCCAAGCAAGTGGAGTGTTTGATGATTGTTGGACTGTGGTGTGCTCACCCTGATCGTAGCCTGAGGGCATCAATAAGGCAAGCAATTCAAGCTCTTAAGTTTGAGGCAGTCATGCCAAATCTCCCACCAAAGATGCCTGTTCCCATGTATTATGTGCCTACGCCGGCAGTAAGCTCTGGTGAACCTTTTATAACTAACTCAAGCTTTGAAGAGGGTCGTTAA